CTCTTTGATAGGGTACGCCAATTGCTAGGGCTAGTGCTTGCTGAGTAATTTGCATTGGCTCTAAAAACTCTTTAAGTAACATTTCTCCTGGATGAGTTGACGATCAATATTTGAGTATTTTCATAAACTAATTTTTAATTATAATTAACTATTTCTATAAGAGGTAGCTAAAGCAGAGAAAGAATCAAAAACCAATCCATTAAGCAATTTTATAAAACTTGGGTACAAAAATTAGTCTAGAGCGATCTTTAGCTAATTTTTGCTTTCTTTTATGAGGCATAGGGTTCTATTTCTATGAGGCTTTTTCCTAATTTCCTCTTTGCTTCCATCAATTCATAAGCATTTTGTAATCTCAAAAAATATCCTTCCGATAATCCAAAATAACGGCATAATCTTAAATCTGTATCTGCCGTTACTCTTCTTGTACCGTTGACTATTGCATGAATTCTATTTGAGGGTACGGCAATCACTTTAGCTAAAGCATTTTGACTCATTCCTATTTCTAATATAAATTCTTCTTTTAATATTTCTCCCACCGTCGGATTTTTTAACCATTGTTCATCGTCCATTTATTTCTCCTTAGTGATAATCCACAATTTCTACTTTGTTGGCACTACCTTG
Above is a window of Coleofasciculaceae cyanobacterium DNA encoding:
- a CDS encoding HigA family addiction module antitoxin — translated: MDDEQWLKNPTVGEILKEEFILEIGMSQNALAKVIAVPSNRIHAIVNGTRRVTADTDLRLCRYFGLSEGYFLRLQNAYELMEAKRKLGKSLIEIEPYAS